A segment of the Raphanus sativus cultivar WK10039 unplaced genomic scaffold, ASM80110v3 Scaffold0853, whole genome shotgun sequence genome:
AAACTTCAATCAGATGACCGTTCACTAACTAACATGTCACAAGATTCGTTTATGCATGTGAAATAATAAGAAGACTTACACAGGTGCCTTCAGAGCTCCAGATTCCATAGACTGGAAGATTCTCGACACGATATCTGTAGTATCCGTAGAGTTTCCAACAGGGAAAGTGAAAAGAAGCAAGCCACTCTTTGTCAGCTTAACCAATGACATGAGAGACTTATGCTCTTCACTGACACTTTCTTTGGCCGATTTGAGATCCTCAACATTTGGATTTTCACCTGAATAACCGCACCATAAGttacgaaaaaaaaagaaaagacaaaccAGTGAATATGCTCTTCAAAAAGTTACCTGTTCCTTGCAAGCCAGTCTTCACTTCGTCTTCTCCTGTCCCTTGTGCACAAAGTTTTTGTCTTTTAGATGCATCAGAAGAGTTCAAAACTTCAGCTTTCTCCTCACCTATAGGCAACAGCACCTTTCCAAGGATGGACATGACCTCTTTGGTAGCACTCTTCTCCCTTTCTGATAAACATTACACAACTTTCTTAAGTCTTACTTCATAGGGACACTTGTATATCTCAATTCAACATAGATTCAATAAGCTCACAACACACAAGACCATTGAGGGAACAAGTAATCAACACAGAAAAGAGGGAAAGAATCATTAACTGATGCCACAGGTGACGAGGAAGCCGGAATGAGAATGATGAAGCAGAGAAGAAGGAGCTGTGTAGTCGAAGCGAGGGATGCTTATGATGCTCGCGTGTTGCTCCCACGGCGCCaatgtttcagcttcctcttctctttctctcttttcacCAACAGGCTCCTCCTCCTCGATTGCTCTTCCAACATCCTTCAccacttcttcttctgcagCAGCCATTGTTGCTCTCTCTCTATGAGCGGCGGAGAATCTTATCCCAAAAGGACGGAACTTCGAATCGATTTCTCTACCCACTTCACTCTATTCTACCCTAGTTCCCTGTGTTTTGGTCTGAAGAAGAAACCGAAACTCAAAGCCTTGACCTTTTAGCAGTTTGATGATAATGATGAGTCGGCTGAAACGCGCTGTTAAGAAAACGCACCTTTAAACTGCTAAAACTCTCTCCCTCCACCATTGGATTACAGCTGTTTAAAAAGTGCGATTGcgtttgattaaaaaaaaaaagaaaaaagtgcGATTGGCGTTTTAAACCACTTTAAAACCCTGAAACGCGACTTTTCATTAAGACAACAACACCTCAAAGCAGCTAAAACCCTGAAGTCTTAAGAGGTCCGAATCGATCTACTCAAGGCTCTGTGTCCGTGGGAAAAAAAAAGGGAGAGAGATGCAAGTACTTGCGCGGAATCTAGTTCGGAGAGTCTCAAGAAGCCAGGTATGCTCTCTCAGTTCATACTTTCTCGATGGTAGTTGTCTTCTTTGTTTGGTCTCCTTTGGTAATTGATCTTCAGGGACCAGAAAGTTTCATCCTTCAAATGGGAATAATTAACTTCTTACAAAATTTACAGAAAGCCTGAGACTTTATTGTGTTTCAATCTCTGTGTGTGTCCTGAGACTTTACACTACAAGTTCAAAAGTATATACAATTGATTTAGGCTAAGAAACATTTTGTTTATGAAAAGATGTTTCAGGACCACAAAGTTTCATAATTTGAATGAGGATAGTtgaatttgtataaaattttacataaatcCTGAGACTTGTTCCATCTCTGTGTGCTATGTTCTTTTATCTTACACTACATGTTCAAAAAGTATAGACATTTGCTTTAGGCTAAGAGACTTTTTGTTTATGAAATGATGTTTCTTCAGGTCATCAGTCGCTATGCATATTCAACTCAACGGGTCAGAGACATTGGTCAGCCAACTCCAGCATCTCATCCTCATGTATTTCTACTACTTTGACTATCTTCTCTACTCTATCTTgcaaaatgtttttataatgCTCTGATGGTTCCATCTTTGGTATCAGTTAATGGCGGAAGGAGAGCTCACACCAGGAATGAGAATAGAGGAATACATTGGTCGAAGGAAGAAACTTGCTGAGCTTCTTCCTCAGAACAGCTTAGCCATCATATCTTCTGCCCCCGTGAAGATGATGACAGACGTTGTTCCGTATACGTTCAGACAAGAGGCTGATTATCTGTACCTAACTGGCTGCCAACAACCAGGTGGTGTGGCTGTTTTAAGCGATGAACACGGTTTATGCATGTTCATGCCGGAAACAACTCCCAATGTATGGTTAACTATGAATTTCGTTATACAGAGTAATTATGATTTTCTGTTTGGGGATTTATAAGAGTTGGTTTGTGGTTTTAGGACATTGCTTGGCAAGGAGAAGTAGCTGGAGTCGATGCAGCGTCTGAAGTCTTCAAGGCAGAACAAGCATATCCGATGAGTAAATTACCAGaggtaattaaatatttaagtggCAGCTCTTGGTAAaatgtttattgttttatttatacgTTCTTGAATGTACAGATTCTTTCAGGCATGATAAGAAAATCTTCAAAGGTGTTTCACAATGATCAAACGGCCTCGCAAACGTACACAAAGTTGGATGAGTTTAAAAATTCAGCATCTCTTGGCAAAGTGAAGTCTCTTTCAAGTTTAACCCATGAGCTGAGGTTAATTAAATCACCTGCAGAGCTCAAATTGATGAGAGAGTCTGCATCTATTGCCTGCCAGGTACTCCtttgtgacaaaaaaagtaTTTGTTATGCTACTGCTCACAAACTTTCTTGTTACAAATGAGATGCTAGAGTATACACTTGAGACAATAGCTATTTAGTAAGTGAGTGTATGTGGTGATttggatcttttttttattctcaGGGTCTTCTGAAAACAATGCTACATTCAAAAGGGTGTCCTGATGAAGGCATCTTGGCGGCCAAAGTTGAGTATGAGTGTCGTATAAGAGGTGCTCAGCGAATGGCGTAAGTCTCCTCAACATGTCTTATCTACTCCATGATTAAATAAGTATaatcctttttcttcttttcttaatgagaagaatattttcattttccttTATTCCTTAGATTCAATTCTGTAGTTGGTGGCGGTTCTAATGCCAGTGTGATCCACTATTCACGAAATGATCAGCGAGTAAGTTTGAAGAAATTATATTCAATTTTGCTAATATAGAGATGTGTTTGGAGCCTAACATCTATAAATAAATCTGTGCAGATAAAAGATGGTGATCTTGTCTTGTTGGACATGGGTTGTGAGTTACATGGTTATCTTAGTGATCTTACTAGGACATGGCCACCTTGCGGAAAATTCAGTTCTCTTCAGGTTTTGATTTGTCCTCTTTCCTCAAAGACTATTATGTTaaccttttattttattgaagCTCAAAACATTGATGAtacttgtgtgtttttgttacAGGAAGAGCTATATGATCTTATACTACAGACAAACAAAGAGTCCATAAAGCTATGCAAGCCTGGTACAACCATCCGCCAACTAAACACATACTCGGTAAATATAAACTTATCTTCAACTTTGCACTCATCATCAGCCTTAAACTTAAAGAGCTTTATTTGCCAACAAAATGATGTTTCAACTCACATGATGCTTTGTGGTTTTGCAGGCCGATATGTTGTGCAATGGACTGATGAAGATGGGCATCTTGAAGAATCGTAGACTGTATGGACATCTGAATCCAACCTCCATAGGTATCCAATATTAAATCAACTAAGTTTGTTTGACGTTTTAATGAGAACATCCTTGTTTAATTGTCTGGTAATGTGATGTATAAACGTTATCATGTAACAAAGTTCTCTTTTTGATGGATTAAAAAAAGGTCACTACCTTGGGATGGATGTGCATGATTCTTCTTCTGTAGGATATGACCGCCCTCTGGAACCTGGTTCTGTAAGTAAAAAGCTAAACTCTATCGAGTCTTAGTTCTGTAAGAAAATGGTCTGGCTTATAACATTGTCACCTTGTTAACTTCCCCTTCTGCTTTAATAAACTATCCATCAAACGAACTGGTTTTTGGTATTTGCGAGATACGACTTTTTATATCAGAATCTTAATGATGGTTTGTTTGGACAGGTGATCACGATTGAGCCAGGAGTCTACATTCCATCATCATTCAACTGCCCTGAAAGGTA
Coding sequences within it:
- the LOC108820673 gene encoding uncharacterized protein LOC108820673, with product MAAAEEEVVKDVGRAIEEEEPVGEKREREEEAETLAPWEQHASIISIPRFDYTAPSSLLHHSHSGFLVTCGIKREKSATKEVMSILGKVLLPIGEEKAEVLNSSDASKRQKLCAQGTGEDEVKTGLQGTGENPNVEDLKSAKESVSEEHKSLMSLVKLTKSGLLLFTFPVGNSTDTTDIVSRIFQSMESGALKAPVWCHRIFPVQATCALTEKELQETVSKLVQRFVDDKQNTLSKPVKFAAAYSRRGVEETKGKIQKASEVLEQCPLLDRNKCFETVAAGVKAIVPDSAVDLKSPELCVLVELLPLSRIPNGFYVAAVSVLPHRLVSTKPKLVIKPLVAETKQKKKGQN
- the LOC108820519 gene encoding intermediate cleaving peptidase 55, mitochondrial-like, which translates into the protein MQVLARNLVRRVSRSQVISRYAYSTQRVRDIGQPTPASHPHLMAEGELTPGMRIEEYIGRRKKLAELLPQNSLAIISSAPVKMMTDVVPYTFRQEADYLYLTGCQQPGGVAVLSDEHGLCMFMPETTPNDIAWQGEVAGVDAASEVFKAEQAYPMSKLPEILSGMIRKSSKVFHNDQTASQTYTKLDEFKNSASLGKVKSLSSLTHELRLIKSPAELKLMRESASIACQGLLKTMLHSKGCPDEGILAAKVEYECRIRGAQRMAFNSVVGGGSNASVIHYSRNDQRIKDGDLVLLDMGCELHGYLSDLTRTWPPCGKFSSLQEELYDLILQTNKESIKLCKPGTTIRQLNTYSADMLCNGLMKMGILKNRRLYGHLNPTSIGHYLGMDVHDSSSVGYDRPLEPGSVITIEPGVYIPSSFNCPERFQGIGIRIEDDVLITETGYEVLTGSMPKEIKHIETLLNNHCHENAAQSFASFSS